The genomic window AGCCGGTCTCGGCGCTGGACGTCTCCATCCAGGCGCAGATCGTCGGCCTGCTGGAGCGGCTGCAGCGCGAACTGGGCGTCGCCTACCTGTTCATCGCCCACGACCTGGCGGTGGTCCGGCACCTGAGCCACCGGGTGGCGGTGATGTACCTGGGCCGGATCGTGGAGATCGGCGAGAAGGAGCAGGTGTACGCGGCGCCCGCGCACCCGTACACCAAGGCGCTGCTCTCCGCGGTGCCGCTGCCCGATCCGGCGGCCGAGCGGGCCAGGGAGCGGATCGTGCTGCTCGGCGACCCGCCGAGCCCGGCCGACCCGCCCAGCGGCTGCACCTTCCACCCCAGGTGCGCCAAGGCGCAGCCGATCTGCCGCAGCCAGGCACCGCAGCTGACGGACCACGGCCCGGGGCAGCGGCAGGTCGCCTGCCACTTCCCGGAAGCCTGACGCCGGAAGCCTGGCGCCGGGAGCCTGACGCCGGACATCTGACGCCCCCTTCGCACCCACAGGAAAGGCAGACCCACCGTGTCCCCTCTGAGCTGGGACGGCAGCGCGCCGCCCTCGGGCCGCAGCGAGTGCACCCGGGAGATCGCCACCGGGATCCCGGGCCTTGGCCTGCGGGCCACCGCGATCGGCGCGCACGCCCTGGACGTCAAGGTCACCGCCGGAGACCGGCGGCTGCTCGTCGAGGTCGTGCCGCTCGAACCGGAGAGCCCGGACGGGCCTCCGGTGCGACTGCGGGTGGAGTGGCGGCTGCCGTGCACCGGGGCCACCGCCCTGTGGACCCCGGCCACCGGCACCCGCTGGCTGCCGCCCGCCTGGCGCGCCCCGCGCACCGCCTCGCTGCCCGCGGGCGCGCCGGTGGGCAGCCTGGTGGGGGCCGGGGACGCGGCGCTGTGCACCTTCGCGGTGGGCGAACTGGTCCGCCCGGTGAGCATCGGCGAGGGCGCGGTGGAGGAGAGCGGCGAGTTCGCCTGGTGGGTCGAGCACGAGGCGGGGGCGCCGCTGCTGCTCCGCCTGGATCTGACGCACCGCCACTTCGCGCAGACCGTACAGGAGATGGCGCACTGGTGGGCCGGCCTGGTCGGGCCGGCGCAGGTGCCGGCGGCGGCCTTCGAGCCGGTCTTCTGCACCTGGTACGTCAGCCACCTGACGATCACCGCCGCGCAGGTCGAGCAGTTGGGTGCCCTCGCGGCCCAACTGGGCTTCACCGCCGTGCTGGTGGACGACGGCTGGCAGACCGAGGAGACCTCGCGGTCGTACGCCACCACCGGCGACTGGCAGCCGGCCGCCGGCCCGTTCCCGGACTTCGCCGAGCACGTCCGGCGGACCCGGGCGCTGGGGCTGCGCTACCTGCTCTGGGTCGCGCTGCCGTTCGCCGGCGACCGCAGTGCGGCGGGCGGCGGCCCGAGCGGGCGGCTCGCGCGGATACCGGAGTTGGAGACCTCCGTGCTGGACCCTGCGGACCCGCGGGTGCGCGCCGACCTGGTGGACCGGCTCGGCGAGCTCGTCGAGCGGCACGGGGTGGACGGCCTGAAGATCGACTTCATCGACACCTTCGCCCGGTACGCCACCGACCCGACCGCGGTGGCCGAGGGTGTGCACAGCCTGCTCGCCGAACTGGACGCCCGGCTGCGCGCGGCCCGCCCCGAGGTGCTGGTCGAGCACCGCCAGCCCTATGCGGGACCGGGCCTGTGGCCGTACGCGACCATGGTGCGTGCCACCGACTGCCCGCACAGTGCCGCCGAGAACCGCCAGCGCACCACCGACCTGCGGCTCACCGCCGGTCCGCTCGCCGTCCACGCCGACCCGCTGACCTGGCACCCCGAGGAGGAGCCGGCCGGGATCGCGGTGCTGCTCCAGTCCGTGCTCTTCGCCACCGCGCAGGTCTCGGTCGACCTCGCCCGCCAGCGCCCCGACCAGCTGGCCGCGCTGCGCTTCTGGCTGGCCGTCATGCGCGAGCACGTCGACCTGCTGCAGCGCGGCGCCTTCCGCCCGCACCGCCCCGAACTCGGCTACCCGCTGCTGGAGGCCGGGCACGGCGCGGCCCGCGCCTTCGGGCGCTACGCGCCGCTGCCGCTGCGGGTGTCGGGCCGGTGGGACCTGCTGCTGGTGGCCAACGCCGACCCGGACACCCTGGTGCGGCTCGACTTCGACGCGCCGCCCGGACGCCTGGCCGTGCTGGTCCAGGACTGCCAGGGCGCCACCCGCGCCGCCGTCGAAGCCGAACCGGCGGACCGCGAGTTCGCCGTCCGGGTGCCGCGCGGGGGGCTGTTGACCCTGCGCCGGGCCCAGGAGGGTCGGGCGGCGTGACCCGGCATCCGACGGCAGCGCCCGAGCCGATCGCCGGCGCGGCCGAGCTCTTCACCCTGGACCCCGCGCTGGCCCACCTCAACCACGGCTCCTACGGCGCCGTCCCGATCGGGGTCCAGCGCGAGCAGGCCCGGCTGCGGGCCGAGCAGGAGGCCGACCCGGACGGCTTCCTGCGTGCGGCCCCCGAGCGGCTGGCCGAGGCCCGGGCCACTGTCGCCCGCTGGCTGGGCGCCGACGCGCAGGGCCTGGCACTGCTCAGCAACGTCACCGAGGCCGTCGCCGTGGTGCTGGACAGCATCCCGTTCCGGGCGGGCGAGGAGATCCTGGTGCTCGACCACGGCTACGGCGTGGTGAACCGGGCCGCCGAGCGCCGGGCCGCCGAGTGCGGCGCCCGGGTACGCACCGTGGAACTCCCGCTGGACGGGGCCGATCCGGCGCAGCTGGTGCTGGCCGCGGTCGGCCCGCACACCCGGCTGGCGGTGCTCGACCGGGTCACCTCGCCCACCGCCCGGGAGATCGCCACCGCACCGCTGCTGCGGGCGCTGGCCGAGCGCGGGGTGCTGACCGCGGTGGACGCGGCGCACGGTCCCGGCATGCTGGACGCCGACCTGGACGTCGGCCGGCCCGACTTCTGGTTCGGCAACCTGCACAAGTGGGCCTTCGCGCCCCGGCCCACCGCCGTGCTGGCGGTGCGCCCCGAGTGGCGCGAGCGGATCCGCCCGCTCACCTACTCCTGGGAGCACGGGCGCGGCTTCCCGTTGAACGTGGAGTGGCGCGGCACCGCCGACTACACCGGGTGGCTGGCCGCGCCCGGCGCGCTGGCCCTGCTGGACGGGCTGGGCCTGGCCCGGGTGCGGGAGCACAACGCCCGCCTGGCGGCCCACGGGCAGCGCGTGCTCGGCGAGGTCGCCGGGCTCGCGGCACTGCCGGCCTCGCCGGGGGTGGCGATGCGCGCGCTGCGGCTGCCGCCGCGGGTCGCCGAGACCGAGGAGCAGGCGCTCGCGCTGATGACGGCCGTCCACCGGCGGCTCGGCGCGCGGGTCGCGGTGCGGCCGTGGGCGGGCGGCGGGGTGCTGCGGATCAGCGCACAGGTCTACAACCGGGCCGAGGAGTACCACGCGCTGGCGGCCGGTCTGGCCGAACTGCTCAGGCGACCTCCAGAGACATTTCGATCAGCCTGAGCTGGTGCCGGGCCATGGCCAGGTTGGACTGGTTCCGGTTCAGCGCCAGGTAGAGGAAGAGGCCGCGTCCGCTGGGCGTGGTCAAGGGCCGGATCAGGTGGTACTGGTTGCTCAGCGTGATCAGGATGTCCTCGATCGCATTGTCGTGCAGTTTGAGCAACTCCATCGTGCGCATCTTGGCCCGTACCACGTCGGTGTTGCCGGCCGCCGCCACGTTCAGGTCCAGCTCGGGGTTGTCGCCCAGGGTGCCGAGCGCCATCCCGCTGCCGTAGTCGACCAGAGCCACACCGATCGCGCCCTCGATCCCGAACGCTTCCTTGAGTGCGGTGTCCAGATTCGCCATGTCTCTTCGCCTCTCGTCCGGTCTGGATTCTGGCGCCGACTCTAAGGAGGGCGACAACGCTGGGTTGACGAATGATCACACCTTGATCACACCTGATCGAAGACGCTCGGCGGGGATCGGTCGGGAGCGTGGGTGATCGGTACAGGTCGGGAAAACGGTGCGATCAATGTCAGCCCTGCCGGGTAATCTCAGGCTGAGATGCTGGAACACCACACCGACCACACCAGCTGCGCGCCCCCTTCGGCCCAGTCCGAGGAGCCGGCCCCGCAGCCGCAGGCGTCACCGTCTGCGACCCATCACCACGGGAAGAAGAAGGTGACGCCGATGAGCAGCGCCCTGCCCGACGACGACGCGCTGAGCCCCGCCGAGGCCTACGCCGCCGCCCGCCGCCGCAGCCAGGAGCAGGCCACCGCCCTGTACGAGTTCCGGGAGCTGTACGACTTCCCGCTCGACGTCTTCCAGCTGGAGGCCTGCGAGCGGCTGGAGGCCGGTGACGGCGTCCTGGTCGCCGCGCCCACCGGCTCCGGCAAGACCATCGTCGGCGAGTTCGCCGTCCACCTGGCCCTGCGCTCGGGCCGCAAGTGCTTCTACACCACCCCGATCAAGGCGCTGTCCAACCAGAAGTACGCCGACCTGGTCAAGCGCTACGGCGCCGCCAAGGTCGGTCTGCTCACCGGCGACAACTCCGTCAACGGCGACGCGCCCGTGGTGGTGATGACCACCGAGGTGCTGCGCAACATGCTCTACGCGAACTCGCGCGCCCTGGACGGCCTCGGCTACGTGGTGATGGACGAGGTGCACTACCTCGCCGACCGCTTCCGCGGCGCGGTCTGGGAGGAGGTGATCATCCACCTGCCGGAGTCCGTCACGCTGGTCTCGCTCTCGGCCACCGTCTCCAACGCCGAGGAGTTCGGCGACTGGCTGGACACCGTGCGCGGCGGCGTCAAGGTGATCGTCTCCGAGCACCGCCCGG from Kitasatospora sp. NBC_01250 includes these protein-coding regions:
- a CDS encoding glycoside hydrolase family 36 protein → MSPLSWDGSAPPSGRSECTREIATGIPGLGLRATAIGAHALDVKVTAGDRRLLVEVVPLEPESPDGPPVRLRVEWRLPCTGATALWTPATGTRWLPPAWRAPRTASLPAGAPVGSLVGAGDAALCTFAVGELVRPVSIGEGAVEESGEFAWWVEHEAGAPLLLRLDLTHRHFAQTVQEMAHWWAGLVGPAQVPAAAFEPVFCTWYVSHLTITAAQVEQLGALAAQLGFTAVLVDDGWQTEETSRSYATTGDWQPAAGPFPDFAEHVRRTRALGLRYLLWVALPFAGDRSAAGGGPSGRLARIPELETSVLDPADPRVRADLVDRLGELVERHGVDGLKIDFIDTFARYATDPTAVAEGVHSLLAELDARLRAARPEVLVEHRQPYAGPGLWPYATMVRATDCPHSAAENRQRTTDLRLTAGPLAVHADPLTWHPEEEPAGIAVLLQSVLFATAQVSVDLARQRPDQLAALRFWLAVMREHVDLLQRGAFRPHRPELGYPLLEAGHGAARAFGRYAPLPLRVSGRWDLLLVANADPDTLVRLDFDAPPGRLAVLVQDCQGATRAAVEAEPADREFAVRVPRGGLLTLRRAQEGRAA
- a CDS encoding aminotransferase class V-fold PLP-dependent enzyme, giving the protein MTRHPTAAPEPIAGAAELFTLDPALAHLNHGSYGAVPIGVQREQARLRAEQEADPDGFLRAAPERLAEARATVARWLGADAQGLALLSNVTEAVAVVLDSIPFRAGEEILVLDHGYGVVNRAAERRAAECGARVRTVELPLDGADPAQLVLAAVGPHTRLAVLDRVTSPTAREIATAPLLRALAERGVLTAVDAAHGPGMLDADLDVGRPDFWFGNLHKWAFAPRPTAVLAVRPEWRERIRPLTYSWEHGRGFPLNVEWRGTADYTGWLAAPGALALLDGLGLARVREHNARLAAHGQRVLGEVAGLAALPASPGVAMRALRLPPRVAETEEQALALMTAVHRRLGARVAVRPWAGGGVLRISAQVYNRAEEYHALAAGLAELLRRPPETFRSA